In the Papio anubis isolate 15944 chromosome 15, Panubis1.0, whole genome shotgun sequence genome, one interval contains:
- the LOC116270540 gene encoding ADP-ribosylation factor-like protein 6-interacting protein 4 gives MTFKKKKKKGVCGSSGKLGQDVGAPGARRSSGSGSGRAAGTGAALTGTPDPPPETPRPGVRLLKRRGFPGSPRLGLSGPLATGLAPCARRRVSCPPRRPPVCAPAGTWAGRAAFKAGAASGAQRLEIGRGGARRARAASGISAASTSATAAAGAARGPTPCAPPLRSGIRAPRPQPSMSQQTPEIYSVELSGTKDIVKTDKGDGKEKYRGLKNNCLERKKKNHKEEFQKELHLVSSLKPQGSCRLWPFPARAWP, from the exons atgacatttaaaaaaaaaaaaaaaaaaggcgtgtGTGGGTCTTCGGGGAAGCTTGGACAGGACGTGGGCGCGCCGGGAGCTCGCCGGAGCAGCGGGTCTGGCTCTGGGCGCGCAGCCGGCACCGGGGCCGCACTCACCGGGACGCCGGACCCGCCCCCGGAGACCCCGCGCCCCGGCGTCCGGCTCCTAAAGAGAAGGGGATTCCCAGGGAGTCCTCGACTCGGACTCTCCGGACCCCTCGCTACGGGTCTGGCTCCCTGCGCGCGCCGGCGGGTGTCCTGCCCTCCGAGGCGTCCGCCGGTTTGCGCCCCGGCGGGGACGTGGGCGGGGCGGGCGGCATTTAAGGCAGGTGCAGCCTCCGGAGCGCAGCGGCTGGAGATCGGCCGCGGAGGTGCGCGCAGGGCCCGCGCCGCCTCCGGTATCTCCGCCGCCAGCACCTCAGCCACCGCCGCTGCCGGTGCCGCACGAGGCCCCACACCCTGCGCTCCGCCGCTGCGGTCCGGGATCCGCGCTCCGCGCCCGCAGCCCAGCATGTCCCAG CAAACCCCAGAAATTTACTCCGTGGAGCTCAGCGGAACTAAGGACATCGTGAAGACAGACAAGGGGGATGGCAAGGAGAAGTACAGGGGTCTGAAGAACAACTGCCTGGAacgcaaaaagaaaaatcacaaagagGAGTTTCAGAAAGAACTTCATCTGGTCAGTAGCCTTAAGCCACAGGGGTCCTGCCGGCTATGGCCTTTCCCCGCGAGAGCTTGGCCCTAG